The following is a genomic window from Candidatus Omnitrophota bacterium.
AATGTCTATAAGTAAACAATTGGCTGATGTGGCTGTAAAACTATAGGCGTCAATCTCGGTAGGTGCTGATATGGAAGCAGATCGGGTTTGGCCGGATGAGAGAGCTGTTACTACCCCACCTGGGTTGTTGAACCGTTGAAGGGTAAAGGCATAATCGCCTGTGTTTGTGCCGGTATAATCAGAGACAATCAGTGTAAAGGTGCCTGAAGAAGCGAGTTTGCCTGATAGGTAGTTTCGTACCTCGAACATTACTGGTCCTAGTAAGACAGGGGCGCCTGATGAGTCCAAAAGTGCCAGATAAGGCAAAAGAGCGCCCCGGGTCTCAACCGCTAGAATAGAAATATAATCATCTTTGTTGGCGCTGAAAGTATAGGTTCTAATAGGGTTTTGTTTAGAAATAGTATCTATTATGGTCTGTCCAAAAGAGATCTGTCCAGCAGAGATAATGCGGCTTTTAGTCCCTCTAATCTTAATCCCGCTTGTCTCCTTCCAGCCAGATTCAAAATTATTTATGTCTTTGGCATATAAAGAGACGACCTCTCTTATATTGCGGCTGGTATTGTTTACGAATAGGATGGGCCATTTGACCTCTAACGTATTTCTTGAGCCGCTTATCTTGACTTCAGAGCAGTCCAACGTTGCCTGCCACTCAGTCAGGTCTACCTGTATGGTCCGCTCTGCGCCCGGGGCATAGCCGCCGCTCCACTCTGAAAGATTACCCGAAGCATATAACCTATTCTCCTGTAGGTTATACCTAAAGTAAGCCCCTCCGATAGACATATATACATCCTGTAGGTCCTGCCAGCCGGCATTGTCAAAATAAGTGGCGCTAAGTTCCAATTGCTCATTGGAACGGACTATCTCATCCTCGGGACTAACTGAGCCCGTGTAGGGTGTGGAGTTGTGTATAATGGTGTATACGGCTGTCTTTTGGTCGGTCTCTACCCCGTCTGTTACCCAGAAGGTGATAGGGTGTGTTCCTACATCGGTTTCTTCTGGCATCCAGTAGAACCTGCCTGTCTGGGCGTCTAAAGTGGCGTTTCCCCGTAATCCTTCTGCGCCAAAGACCAGTTGATTTGTGCGGTTGTATTGAACTCGCAGCGTGAATGAAATCGGCCGGCTGCCGGCCATGATAGTGCGGCCTCTAATACCGTTTAACGTCAGGCCAACATTGGCTGAGGCAGATATATCTGCGAATGCAAATGGCAGGATAAACAAAAACAGGGATATACAGAATATCCCTGTTTTAATGGCGCGGATTATGGGCCTTTTGGTTTTAAGCACTGTGTTCTTTCCTTATGTTTCGGGCTGACCCGTGCCCTGACGTAGGGGACATTTAAATGTCCCCTACAAATCATAATAAATATACCCTATAATAAACCGCTTGTCAAGCACCTTATATGAAAGGTTGAGGGGACTTATTATTTCTTCTTACTTGCGGATTTGACGAGCTTCATTACGACTTTTTCTAATTCATCCAGCTGCAGCGGCTTGTGGATATAGCTGACAGCGCCAAGTTCTTCCGCCTGACGGCCGGAGCCGTCTTTTTCCGGCTCCCTGCCGGTAACCATCACTACCTTGACATCTTTATCGGTTTCCCTTATGCGCCGTAAGGTTTCTATGCCGTCTATGCCTCCCGGCATAAGTATATCCAGCAGGATTATCCGCGGCTTCTCTTTTGCTACCTTGCGCAGCGCCTCCTCGCCGTTAGCGGCAATGCACACGTCAACATCGCGCTTACTGAAAAATCTGGCGGCAAATTCTCGAACATCGGCTTCATCATCCACAATCATCAGTTT
Proteins encoded in this region:
- a CDS encoding response regulator, encoding MKVKLMIVDDEADVREFAARFFSKRDVDVCIAANGEEALRKVAKEKPRIILLDILMPGGIDGIETLRRIRETDKDVKVVMVTGREPEKDGSGRQAEELGAVSYIHKPLQLDELEKVVMKLVKSASKKK